From Bacteroidia bacterium, a single genomic window includes:
- a CDS encoding DUF2132 domain-containing protein: MEKLPQQNNPLHGVTLESILNYLLDYYGWEKLGAKIRINCFNDNPSIQSSLKFLRKTPWARTKVEQLYIWLVEKNSK; the protein is encoded by the coding sequence AACTTCCACAACAGAATAATCCATTACACGGTGTTACATTAGAATCTATATTAAATTATTTGCTCGATTATTACGGTTGGGAAAAGCTGGGGGCAAAAATTCGTATAAATTGTTTTAACGATAATCCAAGTATTCAGTCAAGCCTGAAGTTTTTACGCAAAACTCCTTGGGCAAGAACCAAAGTAGAACAATTGTATATTTGGTTGGTTGAGAAAAATAGTAAATAG